The genomic DNA AATTAAAAATCAACTTAGTGTCGTGAAAGTGGCACTGAGTTGATTTTTTATGGACTATAAGATAAATTTCATGCTTAAATTGATTTTTCAACATGATGCTATGATGTTTTTTTATTTAATCGTCTAGTTACTAAAGTACCACCTAATAATAAAAAGATACTACCAAGTACTTGTGCTGATGGCGTGTTATCAGCTTCACCCGTTTGAGGTAAAGTTTTAATTGAAGCGGATGATGGGTTATAGTCATTGTTTTTAAGTTTATGAGATGACGGAACTTCAGAAGATTTAACATTACCTACATAATATGAATTTAATTCACGTGCACAATCTACAGAATGAACTTTTGAGTTATTATGTTCTTGGTTATCAACTTCAGCCGCATTGGCAATACCGTGTTCAGCGTAAGTTACGCCACTTTGTAATTGATTATAGCTACTGAATTTATCATTTTTATATTCGACTTCACCATTTTTATAAACTTTATAAACACCTAAACCGGCATTAGCTTTATTGTGACTTTTAATCTCAAAATAATTTCCTTTATCAATCGCTTTATTTAAATTTTGTAAATCAGGGTTGCCTCCGCTATTTAATAATGCCTCTGAAGCAACTTGTTGTGCATTGTCTTTCGTTACAATATCAGCTGCCAAAGCATGATTTGAACCTAGAGAAGTCAAAATAACAGTACTAGTTAAAAGCGTTGAACCGATAATAGAAATCTTCTTCACAATGAAAACCCCATTTCATTTATTATCATTTACAACCTTAGTTTAACACGCATCATTGGTTTGAATACGGGCTTAAAGTAAACGATATTTAAACTTTAATCCAGCTTAAAAAATGGCGTCTTTGTAAAGATATCTTAATAATATTAAAGTTTATATGAAATTAGCCATTTAGTGTTTCTTTTTCGAAAAGAAGGGAATAGCCCAAGCCATTAAACAAGAAAAAATAATATGTGCAATTATCCACAAACCATACTCTATCCAACTAAACTGGAATATAGAACGTTGAGCGATAAAATTTAATAATGGATATAATAATATGAAAGTAATCATTAAAAACAGATAACTTAACTGATAAATTAGCTTTGATATATGATAAATGATTAAAAATATAATATAAATCGATATGCCAATCATAATATGAATGAGTATCTCTAATGCAAGTGGCGTCTTACTTGGATCAACTAAAAAATCAATATTAATTAATAGTAGTGTAAGGTGCGTGTGTTGCATAAAAACATCCATCATAGCCATTGTGATTAATAAAATCGTACTGATGACAATGGCACTTATAAGATGATAGCGATAACGTATCATGGACACCCATCCTTAATATTCGTGTTGCAATGTATATTCCCGTATTATCTAGAATGTACACTTTTATTATTTTTAGAAAATTCTAAAAATAATATTGACCTTAATATAACTGCATGCTAAGATAAAAACAATTCAATATAGCTAACAAACTCTTATCAAGAGTGGTGGAGGGATGTGCCCTAAGAAGCCCGGCAACCGTCGTTTTACGAAATGGTGCTAATTCACATAAAGTAGACAATACTTTAAGAGATAAGAGAAAGTGCATCGATACTTTCTCTTAAATAATAGAAAGTATTTTTTTATGTCTTCTAACTATTTAAGAGTTGTTCTGAAATTGAAGAATCTATTCAAAGAGGTGTCGATATACATGAAGAAGTATTTAAGTATCGTTAGTATTTTAGTCTTAATTATCGTATTAACAGCGTGTGGTAAAGATAAAGAAGATAGCAAGAAGATTACTGTTGCTGCATCTCCCGCACCACATGGTGATGTATTAAAGAAAGCTAAAGAACAATTAAAGAAAAAAGGGTATGACTTAGAGGTCAAAGAAGTCAATGACTACAAAGTACCTAATAAACTTTTGGATAAAGGTGATGTTGATGCTAATTTCTTCCAACATGTACCTTATTTAAATGCTGAAAAGAAAAGTCACGGTTATAAAATAGAAGAATTAGGTAAAGTGTTTACAACACCCATGGGCGTTTACAGTAAGAAATATAAACATTTAAAAGATATTCCAGACGGGTCAACCATTTATGTCTCTAATAATCCAGCAGAAGAAGGGCGATTTTTATCTTTCTTTGTAGATGCCGGTTTAATTAAACTTAAAAAAGGTGTCAAAATCGAAGATGCCAAATTTGAAGATATTGCTGAGAATAAAAAAAATTTAAAATTTAATCATCAACAAGGTGCTGAGTTTCTACCTAAAACATACAAAAATGGTGAAGGGGCAGCAGTTATAATGAATTCAAACTATGCGATTGATAACGGTCTGAAACCGTCTAAAGATGCCATTGTAATGGAAGGCAAATCTTCTCCTTTCGCAAACATTATCGCTGTTAAAGAAGGCCATAAAAACGATAAAAAATTCCAAGAATTATTAAAAGTAATGCAATCAAAAGAAATTAAAGATTACATTAAGAAAGAATATGGCGATGACGTGATTCCATATGAAAGTAAATAATTCCAAATGACTGAATCTTATAATTATATAGTGTAACGCACAGTTTGAAATTTATAATTATATTGATCATCGAAATGCTACAGACATGACGAGTATGATTTAACACATTTACGTTTAGTCATGTCTGTTTTATCTATAAGAACGAATGCAAGATACAGTGAAAGTTTAAGATTTTTAATTTTTCAGAAAATATTTACAAATCTGACAATTATTAGTATATTGGTACTTATTACTTCAAAATGTTTATTTGTGTAGCGAATGTTAGGGATGGCTACACTTGGGAGGATGAGTACAAGTGAGTAAGGCAGAGCAATTGATTAATGAAGACGGGAAATACTTTGCGGCATCTGGAAGAATTAAATATTATCCATTAGCCATTGACCACGGATATGGTGCGACATTGGTCGATGTAGATGGTAAAGAATATATTGATTTATTGTCTAGTGCAAGCTCACAAAATGTAGGGCATGCACCTAAGCCTGTAACTGAAGCGATTCAGAAGCAAGCAGAGAAATTTATCCACTATACACCAGCCTACATGTATCATGAACCAGCTGTGAAATTATCGAAGAAACTTTGCGAAATTGCCCCTGGCGATTATGAGAAACGTGTGACTTTTGGTCTGAGTGGTTCCGATGCGAATGATGGCATTATTAAATTTGCACGTGCTTATACAGGGCGACCGTATATCATTAGTTTTACAAATGCGTATCATGGTTCAACATTCGGTTCACTATCTATGTCTGCTATTAGTTTAAATATGCGTAAGCATTATGGGCCTTTATTAAATGGCTTTTATCATATTCCTTTTCCGGATAAATATAGAGGCATGTATGAACAACCGAATCCTAATACAGTAGAGGAATATCTTGCGCCACTTAAAGAGATGTTTGCGAAATATGTACCAGCAGAAGAAGTTGCATGTATCGTTGTTGAAACCATTCAAGGAGATGGTGGATTGCTAGAACCTGTTGATGGATATTTTGAGGCGTTAGAAGCGTTGTGTCATGAACATGGCATTTTAATTGCTGTGGACGATATTCAACAAGGTTTAGGACGAACAGGTACTTGGAGTTCAATCGATCATTATAACTTTACACCTGATTTAGTGACGTTTGGTAAATCGTTGGCAGGTGGTTTACCTATGTCAGCTATTGTTGGTCGTAAAGAAATCATAGAGACACTTGAGGCACCGGCACATCTCTTTACTACAGGTGCCAATCCAGTGAGTTGTGAAGCGGCTTTAGCTACATTAGGTATGATTGAAGATGAAGATTTACTAACTGCTAGTTCTGAAAAGGGGACATACGTCCGTAAGCGAATGGATCAATGGACTGATCAATATGAATTCGTGGGAGATGTACGAGGCAAAGGATTATCAATTGGTATTGATATCGTATCAGACAAGCAAGCTAAAACGAGAGCCTCAGAAGAAGCCTTGAAAATATGTAATTACTGTTTTGATCATGGATTGGTATTAATCGCAGTTGCAGGTAATGTGCTTCGCTTCCAACCACCATTAGTGATTACGTATGAGCAATTAGATTATGCTTTAGATACAATAGAAGATGCTTTACAAGCATTACAAGAGGGACAATTAGATAACTATAATATAGACGGACAAGGTTGGTAATAAGAAAAAAGATGCCATGAAAATAGGACTGATGATTTTTGTCATCAGTCCTATTTAATGTTGAATTTTAAAAGCACTTATCTCATTTAATTTGATGAGATAAGTGCTTTTTGTTATGTCTATATTAATCTTTAGGAACGATATAGTCTTTTTCTTCATTTTTCTTAGAGTGGCGAACACCATAGAGTAAATAGATGACGATACCAACTAAGAACCAAATGACAGTATATAGTTTAGCCTCGTAGCTTAATCCCCAGAATACAAGTAATACTAAAACAAATGTAATCACTGGTAATACAGGGAAGAATGGTACTTTAAATGATGGTACTGGTAAGTCTTTACCTTCACGTTTTCTTAAACGATACATTGCAAGAGATACAAACATAAATGCTACTAATGTACCAGCTGAGATAAGCTGTGCTAAGAATGCGAATGGGAACATTGAACCAATTAACACACCAATAATAGTTAAAATTAATAACGCTCTGTTTGGTAAATGTTTATGGTTTAATTTAGATAACCAAGGTGGTAATAAACCATCACGTCCGAATGAATAAAGTAAACGTGAACCTGCCAACATCATACCAATTAAAGCAGTAAACATACCCATAACTGAAATGGCTTGGATAATCGCTGCGATAACACCATGTCCACTTTGACGTAATGCCCAACCTACTGGTTCAGCGTTATCCGCATACTCAGAATAATGGAACATACCTACTAATACTAATGCAACCCCTACGAATAATACGAGTGCTACGCCTAATGAACCAAGAATACCGCGTGGCATTGTTCGTTGAGGGTCAATGGCTTCTGCAGAGTTTGCAGCGATTGAGTCAAAGCCAATGTAAGCTAAGAATATCATTGAAACCCCAGCATAGATACCTTGCCATCCACCAAAGTCACCGTTGTCAGTTACTTTGTGTTCAGGAATAAAAGGTACATAATTTGATGCATGAATTGCAGTTAAACCAACGATGATAAATAATACAATCGCAAATACTTTAAGTATAACCAAGACATTTTCTACACGTGCTGCTTCAGTCATACCACGAGAAAGGATAACCGCAGTGATAATGATAACGATAGCAGCAATGATATCGATAACGCCGCCATCAGAACCAAAAGGATTAGACAATGCTTTCGGTAATACAATACCTAATGGGGAAACGAGTCCTCGTAAGTTTGCTGAGAAACCGGAAGCTACAAAGGCTACGGCGATAAAGTACTCAGCTAAAAGTGCCCAACCTGCTACCCATCCAGCGAATTCTCCAAATAAAACGTTAATCCAAGAATAAGCTGAACCTGCGAACGGCATTGTGGATGCCATTTCTGCATATGAGAATGCTACTAAACCAGCTACAATGGCTGCTAATAAGAAAGATAGCGCTACTGCAGGACCGGCATGTTCAGCAGCAACCACGCCAGGTAGCGTGAAGATAGCTGTTGATACAATGGTACCTACACCTAATGCAAGAAAATCTCGAACACGTAATGTACGTTTTAAATGACCATCTTTATTTTGGTAGATAGTGGGATCTTCTTTTCGTGTTAAATTTTTGAAAAAACTGGCCATAATGATGAACCTCCACTTTATATTTTAATCTTTTATAAGATCAACTTGTTAACGAATGAACATTTATAATATTAGCACAAAACTTTATGTTTTTGTCTAAAATTTCTGAAAATTTTAAGTTTTCTTACTTTTTATAAAATGACGGTACGCAACAAGGAAAATTTAAATGATAGATTTGATTATAACAGATATAAGTGAAATAAAAACAATTAAAAAGAGTAAAATTATACTATAAATATAAAAAGTAGATATTATGTCAACATTAGCACCTTAATAAATAAGGATAAGTCAAGTGATTAGACCTTTTTTGAGGCTGATTTTCATAAAAAATGAAACAAAGTTGACCTATTCCAATATGGAATCGGTTCTATCGAAAATATGTATTTTATTTATATTAAAGCCCATACTATAATTAATCACGTAATAAAGTTACAACATATTCAAATTCAAACAATTCTCTTAATGTGTTGTGTAGCAATCATTCCCCTAAAGATTGTCAAAGCAATAGTCGCTAACGAGAAGCGAATTGTATACACAATAAAGACATATAAACAGAAGACTCCCATCTCACATTTGAATATGCTTAAATAACTGAGATTACATCGCAACATCGAAATATGAAGTAACTTTAAATATAAAGAAGCCGCAAACAACATGTGACTAAGTCTTTCCCTCTTTTTCCCTTAAAAAAATAGACATGTGTGTGGCTTCTTTTTTAATATAAAAATTTAGTATATAGGTATTTGAAAGGATATGAATGTAATGGCTAAAGATAATTATTCTGCTGCAGATATGGTTATTGATACTTTAAAAAATAATAATGTGGACTATGTATTTGGTATTCCGGGCGCTAAAATTGACTATCTCTTCGACGCATTAGAAGATGACGGTCCAGAATTAATCGTTACACGTCACGAACAAAACGCTGCTATGATGGCACAAGGTGTAGGTCGTATCACTGGTAATCCTGGTGTTGCTTTAGTAACAAGTGGTCCAGGTGTAAGTAATTTAACTACAGGCTTATTAACAGCTACATCAGAAGGCGACCCTGTATTGGCAATTGGTGGTCAAGTTAAACGTAATGATTTATTACGACAAACGCATCAAGCAGTAGATAACGTTTCATTATTGAAATCATCAACAAAATATAGCGCAGAAGTTCAAGACCCAGAATCATTATCAGAAGTTATGACAAATGCAATTCGTGTGGCAACTTCAGGTAAAAATGGTGCAAGCTTTATCAGTATTCCTCAAGATGTCATTTCAGCACAAGTTAAATCTAATGCAATTGATTTATGTGAAAAACCACGTTTAGGTGTTCCTGCAATTGAAGACATCAACGAAGTCATTACAGCAATCAAAAAAGCAGATTTCCCTGTATTACTTGCGGGTATGAGAAGCTCAAGTGAAAAGGAAACTGAAGCGATTCGTCAATTAGTTGAAAAAACAAATTTACCAGTGGTTGAAACATTCCAAGGTGCTGGTGTACTTAATCGCCAATTAGAAAATCATTTCTTTGGCCGTGTAGGTTTATTCCGAAACCAAGTCGGCGATGAATTATTAAGAAAAGCAGATTTAGTTGTTACAATCGGTTATGATCCAATCGAATATGAAGCAAGTAACTGGAATAAAGAATTAGAAACTGAAATTATTGCAATCGATGAAGAACAAGCAGAAATTACTAATTTCTTCCGTCCTAAAAAAGAATTAGTAGGTAATATTGCTGGTACAATTGAGTTATTATCAAATAATGTGACTGAAACAATTATTGAACAAAGTCACTTAGACGATTTAGAACAATTAAGAGCAGATATTATTGAAGCAACTGGTATTAAATATACACATGAAGATGGCATTATGCATCCGTTAGAAATCATTGAAACAATGCAACAAACTTTAACTGATGACACAACTGTAACAGTAGACGTCGGCAGTCATTACATTTGGATGGCACGTAAATTTAGAAGTTATAACCCAAGACACTTACTATTCAGTAATGGTATGCAAACATTAGGTGTTGCTTTACCATGGGCAATCGCAGCAGCATTGGTTCGTCCTAATACACAAGTTGTATCAGTTGCAGGAGACGGTGGTTTCTTATTCTCTGCACAAGACTTAGAAACTGCAGTTCGTAAAAAATTAAACATCATTCAATTGATTTGGAATGATGGTAAATATAATATGGTAGAATTCCAAGAAGAAATGAAATACAATCGTTCATCTGGTGTTGAATTTGGTCCAGTGGATTATGTTAAATATGCGGAAGCATTTGGTGCTAAAGGGTTACGTGTTACTAGTCAAGCTGAATTAGAAGCTGCAATTAAAGAAGGATATGAAACTGAAGGACCAGTAGTCATTGATATTCCAGTCAATTATAAAGATAATATCAAACTATCAACAAACGTTTTACCAGATTCTTTAAACTAATGTTTAAAAAATAATAATCAGGAGTGAATATTAAATGAGTCATGTATTATATCAACATGGTACATTAGGTACATTAATGGCAGGTTTATTGGAAGGTACTGCTACAATCAATGAACTATTAGAACACGGAGATTCAGGACTAGCTACATTAACAGGTTCTAATGGTGAAGTTATCTTTTTAAATGGTGAAGCATTCCATGCTAATGAACATAAAGAATTTAAAAAGTTAAATGGTGATGAAATGACACCATATGCAACCATCACACGTTTTGAAGCGGACAAATCTTATCAAACTGCAGATAAAGATTCTGAAAATGTGTTAAATGAAGTTAAAGAACATATGTTAAGTGATAACCTATTCTCTGCTGTAAAAATTAGTGGGACTTTCAAAAAAATGCATGTACGTATGATGCCTAAACAAGAGCCACCATACACGAGATTAATTGATTCAGCACGTAGACAACCTGAGGAAACACGTGAAGATATTAAAGGTACAATTATTGGATTCTTTACGCCAGAATTATTCCATGGTATTGGATCAGCTGGTTTCCATATTCACTTTGCTAATGATAATCGCAACTTTGGTGGTCATGTACTAGATTTTGAAGTGGACGATGTCACTGTAGAAATACAGAATTTCGAAACATTTGAACAACATTTCCCGGTTAATAATAAAACATTTACTGAAACAGAAATTGATTATGCGGATGTAGATGCTGAAATCAGAGAAGCTGAGTAAACTAAATTGTAGTATGAGTGGTTATATTGGACTGAGACGATGAATTCGAAAAGAATTCTATCTCAGTCTTTTTTTGAATTTAAAATCAATAAAATAATATTTTACGCAATATGAATTAGTGGTATAATAACTTAAAATTTTATATTTATGGAGGTATTCATAATGCAATGTCCAAATTGTGGTCAGACCTATCAACATGGAGATTTATTTTGTGGGGAATGTGGCACGAAATTAAGTACAGCCACATCACACTCAACATCAGAATCATTAAACTTGGATAGTGTAGTAAATCATAGTCAACATAATAGTAGTAACCATTCTGAATCAGAGGCTATTTCTACATTTTCTTCAGAAGATAAGTTAGAAACGCATGTTACTCATAATGACACTCAGCAAAGTATGAATCAATCTGACTTTGACCGTGAAAAATATGCTAAAACGTATCCGTCATATGAACAACGTTATGCACAAGGTGAATTTAGCAATAAAGTGAAATCAATCTTTAATGAGAGTAAGCAATTCTTTAAACAAGCATTTCGTTCTCACGATGTTACGATTAGAGGTAATCATTCATTCAGTTATGCTTTGTTAGCATCATTAATCATAGTAGGCCTTTTAATTTTAGGAATGTTTATTCATTTATACATAGCAGATAATTTCGGCAATTATATTACAGGCATTGCTTCAATTATTTTAAGAGTTATTCTAGGCATTGCTTTTGCAACAGGTTTTTTATTCATCGTTACTTTTGGCGTAATTAGACTGACTGTAGTACAACCTATACGATTTAAGAAAGTATTTTCAGATTTTATTTTAGTTAATACGATTTCAGTACTGGTATTATATATCGGTTTATTCGTTTTATTTTTGAAAATGTATATTCTTAGTGGCATCTTAGTAGTATTTTCAATTATTTTATTATTTACATCATGTGTCTATTTAATTACTAAAAATAGCGTGAACCAAACATTACGTTTACCAAGTTTTTATAGTATTGTCATCTTTTTTGTGATTATTGGATTTGCACTTCATTTAGGTGGTTCTACTTTAATCAATCAATTTGATGAATTAGATATTGTGCCTAGATTGTTTTGGAAGTGGTTCTAATGAAATATTGTAAACATTGTGGTAGTGTGATTGTTTCGAATCAAAAGGTTTGTACACAATGTGGAACGAAACTAGACATAGATACTCGTTTGGTTCCGCCTTTTCAAAAAGAACCTAAAAAGTCAAAAAAGATTAGCATTATCTTGTCGCTCATCGTTGTGGCACTAATTATTTCAGTAATAGCCGCCTTCTTAGTATTAAAACATCAATTATCACCTGAAAAGGATGCAGACCAAATCGTTCAAGCTATTAAACACAAGGATGCTAAGACCTTATCGCATTATTTAACGGCTAAGGATAAACATTTAACTGTTGAAGAATCAAAGGCATTTATAGATTTATTAAATCAAAATGAACAACTTGATAGCTATGCGGACAAGATAGGTAAGGCTATATTAGAAGCTAAAAAGGGACATTCAAATGGCGCCATTGTAACTACTGAACTAAAGACGCAACTCTTTAGT from Staphylococcus taiwanensis includes the following:
- a CDS encoding zinc ribbon domain-containing protein; its protein translation is MQCPNCGQTYQHGDLFCGECGTKLSTATSHSTSESLNLDSVVNHSQHNSSNHSESEAISTFSSEDKLETHVTHNDTQQSMNQSDFDREKYAKTYPSYEQRYAQGEFSNKVKSIFNESKQFFKQAFRSHDVTIRGNHSFSYALLASLIIVGLLILGMFIHLYIADNFGNYITGIASIILRVILGIAFATGFLFIVTFGVIRLTVVQPIRFKKVFSDFILVNTISVLVLYIGLFVLFLKMYILSGILVVFSIILLFTSCVYLITKNSVNQTLRLPSFYSIVIFFVIIGFALHLGGSTLINQFDELDIVPRLFWKWF
- a CDS encoding amino acid permease; this encodes MASFFKNLTRKEDPTIYQNKDGHLKRTLRVRDFLALGVGTIVSTAIFTLPGVVAAEHAGPAVALSFLLAAIVAGLVAFSYAEMASTMPFAGSAYSWINVLFGEFAGWVAGWALLAEYFIAVAFVASGFSANLRGLVSPLGIVLPKALSNPFGSDGGVIDIIAAIVIIITAVILSRGMTEAARVENVLVILKVFAIVLFIIVGLTAIHASNYVPFIPEHKVTDNGDFGGWQGIYAGVSMIFLAYIGFDSIAANSAEAIDPQRTMPRGILGSLGVALVLFVGVALVLVGMFHYSEYADNAEPVGWALRQSGHGVIAAIIQAISVMGMFTALIGMMLAGSRLLYSFGRDGLLPPWLSKLNHKHLPNRALLILTIIGVLIGSMFPFAFLAQLISAGTLVAFMFVSLAMYRLRKREGKDLPVPSFKVPFFPVLPVITFVLVLLVFWGLSYEAKLYTVIWFLVGIVIYLLYGVRHSKKNEEKDYIVPKD
- the budA gene encoding acetolactate decarboxylase, with the protein product MSHVLYQHGTLGTLMAGLLEGTATINELLEHGDSGLATLTGSNGEVIFLNGEAFHANEHKEFKKLNGDEMTPYATITRFEADKSYQTADKDSENVLNEVKEHMLSDNLFSAVKISGTFKKMHVRMMPKQEPPYTRLIDSARRQPEETREDIKGTIIGFFTPELFHGIGSAGFHIHFANDNRNFGGHVLDFEVDDVTVEIQNFETFEQHFPVNNKTFTETEIDYADVDAEIREAE
- the alsS gene encoding acetolactate synthase AlsS, whose product is MAKDNYSAADMVIDTLKNNNVDYVFGIPGAKIDYLFDALEDDGPELIVTRHEQNAAMMAQGVGRITGNPGVALVTSGPGVSNLTTGLLTATSEGDPVLAIGGQVKRNDLLRQTHQAVDNVSLLKSSTKYSAEVQDPESLSEVMTNAIRVATSGKNGASFISIPQDVISAQVKSNAIDLCEKPRLGVPAIEDINEVITAIKKADFPVLLAGMRSSSEKETEAIRQLVEKTNLPVVETFQGAGVLNRQLENHFFGRVGLFRNQVGDELLRKADLVVTIGYDPIEYEASNWNKELETEIIAIDEEQAEITNFFRPKKELVGNIAGTIELLSNNVTETIIEQSHLDDLEQLRADIIEATGIKYTHEDGIMHPLEIIETMQQTLTDDTTVTVDVGSHYIWMARKFRSYNPRHLLFSNGMQTLGVALPWAIAAALVRPNTQVVSVAGDGGFLFSAQDLETAVRKKLNIIQLIWNDGKYNMVEFQEEMKYNRSSGVEFGPVDYVKYAEAFGAKGLRVTSQAELEAAIKEGYETEGPVVIDIPVNYKDNIKLSTNVLPDSLN
- a CDS encoding aspartate aminotransferase family protein; translated protein: MSKAEQLINEDGKYFAASGRIKYYPLAIDHGYGATLVDVDGKEYIDLLSSASSQNVGHAPKPVTEAIQKQAEKFIHYTPAYMYHEPAVKLSKKLCEIAPGDYEKRVTFGLSGSDANDGIIKFARAYTGRPYIISFTNAYHGSTFGSLSMSAISLNMRKHYGPLLNGFYHIPFPDKYRGMYEQPNPNTVEEYLAPLKEMFAKYVPAEEVACIVVETIQGDGGLLEPVDGYFEALEALCHEHGILIAVDDIQQGLGRTGTWSSIDHYNFTPDLVTFGKSLAGGLPMSAIVGRKEIIETLEAPAHLFTTGANPVSCEAALATLGMIEDEDLLTASSEKGTYVRKRMDQWTDQYEFVGDVRGKGLSIGIDIVSDKQAKTRASEEALKICNYCFDHGLVLIAVAGNVLRFQPPLVITYEQLDYALDTIEDALQALQEGQLDNYNIDGQGW
- a CDS encoding LPXTG cell wall anchor domain-containing protein — encoded protein: MKKISIIGSTLLTSTVILTSLGSNHALAADIVTKDNAQQVASEALLNSGGNPDLQNLNKAIDKGNYFEIKSHNKANAGLGVYKVYKNGEVEYKNDKFSSYNQLQSGVTYAEHGIANAAEVDNQEHNNSKVHSVDCARELNSYYVGNVKSSEVPSSHKLKNNDYNPSSASIKTLPQTGEADNTPSAQVLGSIFLLLGGTLVTRRLNKKTS
- a CDS encoding methionine ABC transporter substrate-binding protein, which codes for MKKYLSIVSILVLIIVLTACGKDKEDSKKITVAASPAPHGDVLKKAKEQLKKKGYDLEVKEVNDYKVPNKLLDKGDVDANFFQHVPYLNAEKKSHGYKIEELGKVFTTPMGVYSKKYKHLKDIPDGSTIYVSNNPAEEGRFLSFFVDAGLIKLKKGVKIEDAKFEDIAENKKNLKFNHQQGAEFLPKTYKNGEGAAVIMNSNYAIDNGLKPSKDAIVMEGKSSPFANIIAVKEGHKNDKKFQELLKVMQSKEIKDYIKKEYGDDVIPYESK